The window TcgaaaatatgcaattttgctTCGGATCTCCGCCCGACCGGCGGCGTTTTTTAAAATCCCTCATACTGACCCACCCTTGGGACTCTAGAGTCCTCAGCAGATACGGTACACAAGGATAAGCAACctaatttgaattaaaatgcTACACAAGCACTTCGAATAAAAAGAGCGAGAACCATGTGCCGCAGAACACTATCATGAACAATGAACAATAACTCAAAATGAAGAATTGCTTAAACTTGAATACTTCTTCTTTGCACATATGAACACAAATAATtgaacgattgaaaaattctctaaCGCCttacgataaaaatatttatagtgAGCAAGATGATGAAACTTGGTACTTACAGAAATCTTTTCTAATTCaagaaccatttttttttgttctagcTATGTActtttataactcgtcaactcagtgaagtttgaaaaatggatacaatttttcacgcaacgACGCGATCTCAATTTCTTTGCCTCGGCTTTACGGACACTTTCTGTACGCGGAGATAGTCCTCCATGCCTATAGTATCCATAGCCCTCACCCGACCTATCCGAGCGGAGTAAAAGCTAACCTGACCTAAGACGGTAGGACTTGACCTTACGGAACCTAACTTGATCCAAGACACCACAACTCAACCCAATATAACCTATCCTCATCCTAGACTgcccaacctaacctaaattgataaaatactttctgaaatcatttattcgatcaagcttgatcgcTAGCTTCGATAGTTCAATGATTCTTGAGCAATTCGCGGTCGGCGCGACGGCCTCGAGGTATCTACACCCTGACCTACGTCAAGGCTACTCCAACTTGACATAACCTAACTTGACCCAAGACACTACAACCCAACCTAAtattgtgacgttgcacctagagtgcaagtcacaacaaaccccaaacacgcggggaagagccgaacgggtgaatCCCGGCCCGTCGGGAAACACCCAAAGCCAACCGAAGCCCACCAGCCAGCCAGCAGTACGACTGCGTCTTACCTCGAAGATCGACGTGACACTACCCGAGCCccagaaagaaagaaagagagagagagagagagagagagagagagagagagagagagagggggggggggagattgattgattgattgatgtTTTATGATGCCCTAGAAAACTTTGGGGCAAGAGAAAAACTACAGTGTAGGAAaagtattataaaaatatacctataagtataaaagcaaaataaaataaaatatcatataatatacaataaaataaaataaaataagataaaataaaataaaatgaaatgtgatagaaatatataaaatgataaaatttagaTAGATTAAAGTAAAGTGAGTAgatcaaatgaaaaacacaATCAAATAAgcaagataaaataaaacaaaataaactaGCACTACGCAATACTATTACTTCAGGTAATTTAATGATAGATTGGCTTTCAGTGACTCATGAATATAACGCGCAACACCTCTACATCCCTTTCCTATTCCATCAtgacgaataataaaatagttcGGAATCTTGACAAgatcattcaaaatttcacgctTGAGCCATGCTTCAGATATCGaaataaaatagtaaaaatgttCGCTAAGATATGATTTGATGTATCTATACCAATAACAAGTTTGCATTAAATTGACAGATTTTAAAGTACATAGAACTATCGTGCAATGTCACTGCTTTTCGAGAGTTCTGTACATGATTTAATCAACCTAACTTGTCAAGATCAGCCTCCGAGGTAATACGAATAAGCTGAGATCCGTCTTGCTTTCGTGCGTAGATTTGACCCTCCCTAGACCataaatatttgcaatttttgtcAGACGCGATCTTCTCAGTTTTGCGCAACAAATTATACGTGTTAGGGTGAAGAAACTCATTGACAAAAATATTACCGAGTTTATCACACGCAAAAACATCTCTAACCGCTAATGTGCCGTGCGAACGCTTTTTCCTTATAATATGGCTGCTAATCTGAGAGGATTTAAAGAAAACGATAAATGATTTTGCTGCCTCTCTGGTGTTGTCCTGCTCAGGATTTTGGCTCGACGGAGATCTGCGGGTGATTAAGCGAATGTCGAGTATGTCGGAAGCAAGTTCAGGGACACCGAGTACAGTCAGAACCTTAGTAACAACTTCTAACGGATTATCAGTAACTGTAAATGGTATACCAGCAATGGTGATCTGGGCTGAGGAGTTGACAGGTGTATTGGCTAATGAATCTCGTAAAGAATCAATTTCCCTAGTTAGTAACACGTTGCTGGCCTCTAATTGTGCTATTCTTTCACCTGGATCACTCACTgttttgacaatattttcaatggtATTAAGTTTAGATGCCATATTAGAATTAAATGTATTCTGACAGTTAATGAAAGCATTGAGTGTTTCAACATTTCTATTTAGAAGGGCTGCTATCGAGTCTAGAGTTTTGCCCGATTGAGACATGACAGGTGTATCAACAATACAAGTCAACTGCTCTCTGATATTTTGGAGAACTACTCGATGGCGTGTTACCAAGATTTTTATAGCAACAAGGACTAGAGTTTCTACTACTCGTATAGTATCTGTAACACCCTGGATGAAAACTTTTTGAGCAGTCTACACACTTGAGTTTTTCACCGGCTACAAGCCGTTTGCACTTAAAGCAAGTATCAGACATGCAACCGATTTGGTGTAATGAGAGTAACAAAAATACCAGCTGAGAGAAATGTCACAGAGACGTGGTAGAAGGTCGTGTAGATACTAATACACCGCATAAATCGCACTCACAATAGACACGCACACGCTGAAGCACACAGGAACCAAACTTTCACGTAAACAGGTACTtaaagattaattccagcttcggtgtaatatttcagagaaATTCCCTAGCGGTCGTCCAATGGGAAGAGGAAAGGTAGCGTAGGAGTTGTAAACAGCAAAATCGTCCGTCAACTGCCAAGTCGTTCCAGTCAAGAATTATAGGTTATGGGATACCAGTCTTCAGTTAATTGCCTCGTCCTGTAGCTCAAAAGAGAGAGCAACGACGATTTTTAGCTCAAATTTTTGCGTGAGCGacgggggagaaaaaaaacctggaaGCAGAGCCCGAAAACGGGCAGGAAACAGCAGAAAATGGCCAGAACAGGAGGGTAACAGAAAGTGGACTAGACAGGTACTCACCAATCCAAGAGAGAGAttaagagaaagagagagagagagagagagagagagagagagagcaaagAAACACAACGAGACAAGCAGGACGTCTCCCTCAACACCGCCACCCAGACACAccgacgacaccaggttagcctgcgATCTACAGCCGATCTGCACCTCCTCCCATTCCTCCCCCCGCAATGCCGACCATTCCTACCGCACACTCACCGTCACCCTAcaccgccccccccccccccccccccccgcgcgcgTACCTTTAAGTTAGAATTAAGTGACGCTAggggctgaggcgtgatcagccaccgCTAACGTCTACAACCCCTTTATACAGATCTTTTATAGTTTTGAGTCAACCCCCCTCAACACTCCTCAAAAATACATACACAAAGTTTTACCTATTCACTTAGTCTTGACTTTCTCGCCCCGtctttaatttttcctccCTTCCACATACTcagtgcggactcaaaacccgtcacaaattggcgcccaacgtaaaTTACCTACATTTTTACCCCAAATCCGAACAATTAAGAGACAAAACACAAGAATAAACGCTAACAAAGTACACATAGACTCACGAAACAAAGCTACACAGTcacgaaaattcgaataaagaCAGTTGAACACACACACTACTGAACACGATACACACAATGGCAGACCAAGGACACAGGGAACCGCAAGGCCTAGCGCGCGAACACTTGGACATACACACACCCGAACGCAACCAAAACAACTCGACACAGAGCGAGCCGCGCGCGACACGAAACCGACAAACGCCGACCCAACCACAGGAAATAACTAGACGATACACGATAAATTCACTAAacgcaataaatataatcgatgCGGCTATCATAGAGAATACCCACAACTTACATAGTACACAAATCCAACCTCAAGAAAGCCCAGAACCAACAAACCCCACACAAACATACAATACAATCCCAACACCTACACACACGCAAACTAACACggtaataaacaatcaaacgAACCGACACTTCGCGGGAACAGACACATTTTTAGCCACCAACACACGTAACACACGACTTATACAAAATCTGATAGACCTCGGAGCACTACCAAGCGACAGAAACGAATACGAAGATCCACACCTATACAGCACACAGTCAATACACCCCACAGGCAACCAAAACACGACACACCTAAACCACACACCAAACCCGAACAGTACATACTGGAATCAGCCAGCAATGGCAATGAGAATAATACAAACATGAAACATAAAATACTCGGAAAATACAAACGAAAACATacacgaatttttacaaaatctccgCGACTACCAAACGGGATACGAAATACACGATACACAATTGATCAACAACCTCAACCCGATACTCGAAGGTGACGCAAAAAACTGGTACAGATTAAATAAAGGCAAATGGCGAACACTGGAAGAATTCGAAAGAGACATTATACACGCATTTCAAGACATACAACACAGGGACAGactggaagaaaaaatcaaaaactacgTACAAGGACCaacacaaaaaattacacaattcCTATTACAATTCAGAACACTACTATCACAACTAAAACTGCCATACCACCCACGAACACAATTAGACTTGGCATacagaaacatgaaaatagaatacaaGGCAGACATAAAACTATACGACTTCACGAACTTCGACCAGCTGGAAATAGCCGTGAAAGAATGGGAAGCAAACATTGAATGGGAAAACACAAGACAAACAATGTTGAATAACTACACACACCCACAACAAACCTACACACACCAAACACACCACACACAATACATCTCATACAAGTACGCACAAACACAACCCCGCCCAGCAATACTCCCAACACCAAATATACCGCCGGCACTCGCAGACAACATACGACAAAACCAAAACACGCAACAAACTCGATACCCTGCAATCACCTATAACTCACCACACTACACTCAGCAACAAACACAAACGAACTCGAACACAGGCAAAACACCACGCAGATGCTTCAACTGCAACCAACCCGGACACCTCAGATGGCAATGTACACAGGTACAGAACCAGGGAAACGAGTAAGGGTTGACCCAGCAAGGGTGGAGGGCAGCCCCACAACCAACACAAACACATCCGAGACAGTAGCACCGACAACAGATAACAACAGAACGGAAAGTAGATTTCACATCAGAATCGAGATACACGGTCACGAATTTAACGCGTTAATAGACACAGGCGCGACACACTTATACCTAGGCGCAGAAGTAATACAAATACTACACAACACAGGCACACCAATAGACGACACGCCCGACAGAACAGCCACAATGGGAAACGGAACACAGGTGACGATAGGAGGAGCAGTAACACTCCCAATACGCCTCGGTaacatgacaaaaaaaattaatttcggatTAATACCAAACTTAGGCTCGCAGTGTATCATTGGGAACAGCGGCTTAATGAGATTTGggatacaaataaattatggAGAAAGCACATAGTTACTTATAGATGACCCACAGACACACTACGACATGCATGCCAGACCACAAGAACTACCTACACCACTCAAAGAATACACACAAAGACAtcaaacaagaaaaatacgacatcaatcaacacaaacacacacaaaacAAGCAAAAGCAGCAGAAAAACTAGAAgcaacgaaacaacaaacgCACCCGAAAACAACAGAAAGACATGAAAACACGGAAAAAACAaccataaaacaaaaaccatTAACCCCAACACTACCCAGCACAAATACACCACCGGAaaacacccccccccccccccccccccaaaagACAACCCGCAGAACACACAAAtcacaaatcaaaaaatcatacccataaacacacacacaacaGACGACACACAAACGGACGAAGAAACCGAACCACAGATATGCGCAGGAATACAAGAACTCACACAATCACAACACACACAACTACAGACGACAATACAGCAGAAAATCTCAACACTACCGGGCCAACTCGGCCTAACACACCTAATCAAACACAAAATAGACACACAAGGACACGCACCCATAAAACAAAGATATTATATGGTATCACCAAAAATTAGAGAAGCCATCCACACAGAAATAGACAAAATGTTAAGAGAAGACGTGATAGAACCATCAGAAAGTGAATGGTCGAGCCCAATCGTCATGATAAAAAAGCCAAATAACACATATCGTTTCTGCTTAGACTTCAGAAAAGTAAACTCAGTATCAAAAAAAGATGCATACCCACTACCATACATGACAGCAATATTAGACAAACTACGGACAGCACAGtacatatcaaaaatcgacTTAAGCCAAGCATACTTCCAAATACCACTCGACGAAGACAGTAAACACATAACAGCCTTTACAGTCCCGGGAATGgtcttatttcaatttaaaagaatGCCATACGGACCAACAGGCGCACCAGCGACATTCCAAAGACTACTAGACAGACGCATAGGCCCAGAATGCGAAACATTCGCATACTTAGACGacaaaataatagtaacacaAACATTTCACGAACACTTACAAAGACTAGAACAAATACTCAAAAGGATTACAGACGCGGGACTAACAATAGACCCATAGGAGTGCGAATTCAGATGCGCACAAGTAAAATATCTCGGATACATAGTACACAGACACGGACTACACATAGACCCCGACAAAACACAACCCATAGAAAACTACCCAAGCCCAAAAACAATAAACCAATTACGGAGACTAATTGGCATGGCATCATGGTACAGACGCTTCATACTTAACTTCGCGCACATTACAGAACCACTAACACGACTACTGAAAAAAGACCAGAAATGGCACTGGGGggaagaacaagaaaacgcAACGAACACAATCAAACACGTACTCACATCACCACCCACACTCGCATGCCCAGACTACACACAAACATTCACACTACAAACAGACGCTAGCGGAACAGGGATAGGTGCCGTACTAACACAATCTCTCAATGACGAAGAGCATGTCGTAGCATACGCTAGCCGTGCGCTAAGCGAGGCAGAACGAAAATACTCCACCACTGAGAGAGAATGTTTGGCGGTAATCTGGTCCATAAAAAAATCCAGACCCTACGTGGAAGGATACCACCTCAAAGTAATCACAGATCACCACGCACTGAAGTGGctaagagaattaaaaaacccCACAGGCCGACTTGCACGATGGGCACTAGA is drawn from Neodiprion fabricii isolate iyNeoFabr1 chromosome 3, iyNeoFabr1.1, whole genome shotgun sequence and contains these coding sequences:
- the LOC124178253 gene encoding uncharacterized protein LOC124178253, which gives rise to MADQGHREPQGLAREHLDIHTPERNQNNSTQSEPRATRNRQTPTQPQEITRRYTINSLNAINIIDAAIIENTHNLHSTQIQPQESPEPTNPTQTYNTIPTPTHTQTNTVINNQTNRHFAGTDTFLATNTRNTRLIQNLIDLGALPSDRNEYEDPHLYSTQSIHPTGNQNTTHLNHTPNPNTTNTNELEHRQNTTQMLQLQPTRTPQMAMYTGTEPGKRVRVDPARVEGSPTTNTNTSETVAPTTDNNRTESRFHIRIEIHGHEFNALIDTGATHLYLGAEVIQILHNTGTPIDDTPDRTATMGNGTQVTIGGAVTLPIRLEPLTRLLKKDQKWHWGEEQENATNTIKHVLTSPPTLACPDYTQTFTLQTDASGTGIGAVLTQSLNDEEHVVAYASRALSEAERKYSTTERECLAVIWSIKKSRPYVEGYHLKVITDHHALKWLRELKNPTGRLARWALELLEYDFDITHRKGTMHDVPDALSRRHEDEEYIETIEDTTDKWYTYKKTQTRQTDRKHVGPTPEIIAIIANLQATSTLDEELQAERDKYMIRRAHQRTNTDETEASTSTHQPHITHQTAPHKTHPSNTPDTDTDTDPTTSTADTVIHIETTHTTTQETQTTDDDTDNNTDTTSLNDTDEQTQTPQPTTHTTRDTEARETEHDPKTPTQNHGEATTSHKEQGTTQKLTKTHTNESQPTKNKNLSTNRTHKKID
- the LOC124178252 gene encoding uncharacterized protein LOC124178252, with product MSQSGKTLDSIAALLNRNVETLNAFINCQNTFNSNMASKLNTIENIVKTVSDPGERIAQLEASNVLLTREIDSLRDSLANTPVNSSAQITIAGIPFTVTDNPLEVVTKVLTVLGVPELASDILDIRLITRRSPSSQNPEQDNTREAAKSFIVFFKSSQISSHIIRKKRSHGTLAVRDVFACDKLGNIFVNEFLHPNTYNLLRKTEKIASDKNCKYLWSREGQIYARKQDGSQLIRITSEADLDKLG